DNA sequence from the Lycium barbarum isolate Lr01 chromosome 5, ASM1917538v2, whole genome shotgun sequence genome:
CAGTTAATTATGCTCATCTATACACCAACATACAGACCACAACAGTGAACAAAATAATAACAATCATCTCGACTAATATTTCTTGATTCAGTTTTTATTTGGTTCAAGACACAACTTTTTCCTTGTGTGTATAGTAGAATAAGAACAACAACAGCCAAGAAATTACAAAGTATTAGGAGATGTTGATCATTACCTGAAATCGTAACAGAAATTGAGAGTCTGTTTTTAGTTTGGATATTGGAATGCCAAACAGCGTCCCTTCACTCTTCTATTCTATATACTGTAGTAGAAAGTAATGTTTTACCCTTCCACCTACCAATTCAGTGAAAACCAAAATTTACCAAACAACAGTCAACACAGTGTTCTTcttgctttatttatttattgatttcgtttttctttttcttttgtttttgacAGAAGAAAAACTTTTTTGGGTACTTTAGATAATAACAAGTCTTTGAGGAGGAGTAATTTTCTACCAATAAAACTGTAAGTAGGCGTTTCGACATAAAATATACGTATGATATTTAAGGATAAGTAATATTTGAGAAAAAGGGTTAAAAGAATGGCATTTTTAAAACTTGAAATTGTATCTGGATTTAACTTGAAAAAAAAGTAGAAACTTTTTGAGTGAAAAGAAATCAATTGAAAAATTGAGCAAAACCATTTTCCCTCAAAATATGTTTCGAAAAAAATCAATTCCATATATAACGAAATGTTGTTTAATTTttattgaaaaaagaaaaacaaatattgTCTAAACGGGATATAGAGGAAATTAATGTTTTTCTCTGTGTCAACGACGCAGAGACTTCTTTTTTTCCGGCTAAAACAAACATTGGTATAGAAAATTAGAATTGAAGATCTAAGTTTAACTGAACAATCACacactaagtaggcgtttggtcatgaaaatcaaatattttttattttattggaaattttgaagttggagaagatggagttgtgtttggttataatttttgcaaaaatatttgattgtttgaacgTAATGAAAGTGAAAACAAGGTGTTAGGaacgctgattttcaaataaaatggaaaaaacttctggaaaaaagtgaaaaattctcatggccaaacgggtacTAAGAGTGTCACAGGGTGTTTGATTAATTTTATAAACTAGTCAAATTaacttataattatttttttggcttatacaTAATGAGTATTTGAGAACatgcagcaacaacaacaacaacatacccagtgaaatcccacaatgtggggtctgggaagggtgagtgtacacagaccttacccccaccttgagaggtagggaggctattttcggaagaccctcagctcaaaagaaaacaagacaaaagagtTAGATAAGGACAAGCATATCAGAATAATGCGAAAAATAAGAAATAACAAGAGCAAAGagccaacaaatataagcagaaatcaaagGGCAATAACTGATAGAGCAAAACTACGACCAGTAGTGCGAGAGAATAAgtgagactacctactagccttctatcctaatctgagtcatCCACAACCTCCTATATAAGGTTATGTCTTCGATAAGCTGAAACTGCGCCAAgccctgtctaatcacctctccccaatacttctttggcctacctttACCTCTCCTGAGACCGttcatagccaacctctcacacctccgcactggggcatctgtatctctcctcttcacatgcccaaatcatctcagtctcgcttcctgcatcttgtcctccaccgatgccactcccaccttatccctgATGTCTTTATTCCTAATCttatctctcctagtgtgcccacatgTGCGAAAAAAATTCCAAAGTTCTTTTTTTGTAAACTAGAGAATCCGCAGCCGCTACCCTCTAGATGCGCTTAATTGAAGTGTCTAATAGGAACACTTTATCCTATGTTCAATTAGAATAAGCCatagttcgagtgtctaaatgaaatttattaGCAAATTTAGAGGTTGTCAATATATTAATCATTTATAAAATTAGTTTCAACACCTAAAAGTGTTTTCCAGCacttatatttatcatctatttTTAATCAGCTAACCCCAACGGCAtctaaataattttgtaaaactATTGTTCAGAATTTCCAAAGAGAGCACTGAGCAGAATCAGTTAATTGGCCTTTTTCAAAACCATTTATGCTGTTATTAACATTACAAAACGGCCTTACAAAACTGAAGGTAGAAGACATGAGCTTTTATGTTTTCTAGCATGGTTTTCTAGGTCAATTCCAGGGTTGTGTGAGACTGACATATCCGGATGTATCATTTGAAAATTCATGCTTTCAAGAATTGACTATCTTCATATCTAATTATAATATTTGACCAAAATATAATTTGACCGGCAAATCTATTCACTTACCAGATTTGATATAATCAATAATTTATTTAAAATCTAGTTGAATTCAATTCTTCTGGGTTGGTCACCATTCACCAACCACTCTAGACTCGTGATATTTTTGTTGGTTTTCCATTAGGTATCCGGAATACATTTTGGGATTCAACTAATTTGGATCCACGCCATAAAGTTTTACTTTGGGAAACAAAGCTCCCTAACAAAGGTGATCATATTCTAATTAAGGTTGGAAAAGTATTTATCACTCCACCACAATCTTTAATGGTTTATGATTTCAAATCTTAGCCATCTCCTACTAATTAAACCAACAAAATAGGTAATTGACTTCCTGCCAAAGTTGAATTTTAATACATCAGACTTTGCATAAACATCTATTATTAATGATCATCTCAGTCATCCAAAAACAACATAGTAACTTTGTTTAAATAATTAGTAGAACAACATATAGAtaataaatcctttctgataAAGACTATGTTCACTATAACATATCCTGTCCAGTTtctactaatgaaataaagatcTGATCACTATAATAATCCAAGGCTAAAGTGTATACCTAAATTAGGTTAACAACTATATCTGGCACACCTAACAAAGGGTAAACCAATGGTTTCAGCTCATCACTCTATCAGTCTATTATCATTTTATAGCAAACTCCTAACTTCGAACGTAATGCAACGTTAATATCTCAGTGGAAACTAGGACTTCTCTTCATCCGATTGAGGACATGTCGGCCCTGGAGCGGCATCAACGTCGACAAAGAACTCCTCTACTgaaaagaaaaggaggaaaaaaaaCCAAATCAAGCCAATGAAAGCAAACATAAGAACTCTATTCTGCATTCCAATAGCAGTGTCATTTGTCTTGTTATACATATAAATGTTTATGCATACATTCCAATAACTGTGTCATAAAAGCGAAATGTACTGTATTTCGCAGAAAACAGATATTCTCGAAGAGAAGCGTATGGAAATGCAGACAGTAACATGTTTTTATCGGTCCAAGCATGCCATTGGACATTTATGTATCAATGTTTGCTTCTACCTTATCAGCCAGTCAAAAACTTGCAAATGAACAATGATGCGAAGTAAATATTCATGAGTAAACCATGTTGACTGCGAATGCAACAAACGAAAAAACAGAATGCACTAACAAGGATTTAAAAAACGATGAGTACGTAAGACCCCAGCATCAGTATTGCATCTAAAAGCTTTGGCTAAAAACAACACAGAAGTTGAGATGCTTAATGCTAACATTATTTTGAACATCTCGCAGTTTATGATTCAAAGCATAACATTTGATGAGCGAGAAAGTAAAAGTTCTGACCTATATCATCTTGCTCAGGAGAGTCGAGTAGAATATCTGAATCAGAAGGCAAAAATGCAGAACCAGGATAGTTTCCAAGTGGTCCTAGATCTGCAATTATATTGGAGCAAAAATGAACATGAACCAGAATAAAAGAGGAAAAAGTTAATAAACCGAAGCAAAAATATGGAACAGGCTTGCGTCCATGGAAACGGGATAGAAAACTTCAAAACTCCGAGCAGAAAGCAATCCATAAAATCATCAATGAAGAAGCAGCGAATAAAAATTATTGCACTCACTAGTACCACTCCAACTATGTCTTTGTATTCCGATAACATATatgtttatttttataaatatcgAGTGGAGTTTTTCTGCTGCAGAGCCAAAACTAAGCATTTCTGGAAAACTGAAGAAAGACGGCTTCCTGGAATTTCGAAGATATTTTTTGGCTCTAAGGCGAAAGGAGGCACCAATCTGAAAACTACTAGTATAAGTTTTCCGAAAGCCCAATACTGGTAAGATATCTAGGGCCAGGCAGCTCAAACTTCAATACCATCGAGTAGTGACTTTGCATTACTAGAGATAAAGCAAAAACCTCGACAGAACTGTgataatccatgaaaacaagaACAACCAGAAGGTTTCAATCGCGGACAATATGACTTTTTGCCACACAATTTCCTACTTGGCTTAGAAATACACTAAATATGTATGCACTTACCATCCTTCCTCCAAAGTTAAATGTTACATTTTGCCATGGTTGACTATTAACATGAAAATTCATGCATGAAGTATTGCTTAATGGAATAACTACCATGACCTTCATCTGGTGTTCCAGAAGAATAATGCAAAGTAAATTTCTCATTTTAGGCTGATGGACTTTGTTTGCAATAGTACAAGCCACTGGATCGGAACTTTGGGTGAGTGTCTTAAACTCTGCTAAAACTTAATACTTACATATTACGAATTGTCAAAAGAGCCCAATTGGCAATGCACCAAACAAGTCAATGACAACAAAGTTCTCAAATCAAATACTCTTCGCAACATCAAAGAAGCGCAAAAGGATTGGGAGGGGGGTTGAAGCACATTGCATATTAATGCATTTGAGTTGGGAATAAGTTAACTTACCTCCTAAGTTCGACAAATCTGCCGTTAGATCTGAGAGACTAAAATTCCAGGGGATCTGAGCCAAAGATCTGAGTGAATCCCTAGAATTACCGACACCATTATCTGGTGGAAGTTGTAATCCTACTGAACTTGCTACATCAGATGGGAAGGCAGCATCAAGGGCTGAGGTGTCAACTCCTATCCCTGACATATCTGAAGCAGAAAAGGGAAAATGGCCACTGGAAGCTACTGATGTAGGGCTTACTGCCATATCTGACATGGCATTGCTAGGTGGAACAGCTTGTGCTACATCTGACGCACTGGTGTCAATCACCATACTGTCAGCAGAGATAAAAGTGTAAAGTGTCATTTGCCATGCCATCTCTCCGTCAACAAATAAGCTCAAAGATATGTTCACTTCAGCAATCAGATTATTTAATCATcttcaaaaagaagaagaaatgaaCCTCATTTCCTTGATAGAAGAAATAACAAACCAGGCACGGGCAACAACAAGCAGGTATTTGATTTGGAATATTCAGATAAAAGTAACCTATTTAACCAACCTACACTCATTTTAAACCAATATGAAACATCAAAGCTATTTCAACTCCTGAATTTGGGAAATCAGATGTACTGGAAATAGTCAAACGGCAGATCTTTGAGCGCATTACAAGTAAGATGCTGAGCAAATAAGTACCACATAGCCCTAATAGGACACACTGGCTAACCAAATTAGAATTTAGATAGATCATAAATTGTAGCTTCTGAATTCAAAGAGACCTGAAATCCTAAACGGAAAAAGATTCTTACTCATTTCCAGAATTCATCCTCATCGGATGATAGTTTCCAGGCGCAGGCACACCATTAACCACATGGCAGCTGGACATGCCCATTGGATCAAGATGAGGTTGACCTGCAGCTGGAACTGGAGGTTGCTGCAGGACGGGATATCCCATGGGTAAGTTGTTGACTGCACTGGAAAAAAGTGGTGATGAATATAATGATAATAAAACCCAAAAAAGGACTCATTTCCTATTCTGAAAATAATATTATCCCCATGCTCTATTCAAGCAGCTTAACTCAAACTTGAAAGGCCAGGTTTCTAATATTAAGGAAGAAGAAAGCAAGTGCAGAGGGCAAGATCAAATGCACATTCTGTAAAACCTTATTTTGATTAACAGTTTCAGCTGAGCTTCCACTACAGCAGGAGGGGTTCCTATCATCTACTTGCTCATAAAATGAAAAGATTGGAAATGAGGCATAGAAAATGCTCAGTAATTGATGATTGGACAATCTCAAAATTTCAAAATCTAATCCGAAGCACAACAATACAGTAATTCTCGCATTCATACGACAAAAATATTACCTGGCATGGTGTTAATCCCATTCTGCATCGGAGCCAACGGAACCTTTGGAGGCACTGGATATTTCATTAGATGATACTGATGCTCAAGCAAATGATTGAACAAGATGATTTGTTTCTTCAGTTTAAGCCTAATGTAATAGGCCCGAAAGAAATCCGCATTTTCTTCTTCTAATTTTTGCCAAACTGAACATAAATTGAAAAGATTTAAACACTGAAAACTGAAAATCTAAAGTGACCACCCAATAACCATAGTCAGAGACCAGAAAACACTTGGTCACAATAATTGCACCTACCTAGAGTTGTAAATCCAGGATCTATCCTTGCACGATTCAGAAGTGTTTTTACCACTTCATCCTTATTCATATACAATTGCAAACACCGTTCAATCAAGTTTTGGACCTGCAACGCATATGTCATCATAAAGTTAAAAGACCTCACCGCAACTTCCCAATGAATGATATCCAGGCAAACATGAAGAACTTAAAGACGGTCTTACAAGTTCAATATCTTCACGTGAAACTTTCCTGTTATCATTGCCTGATGCAGAAACAGAACCTGCATCAGCTATAGGTGTATCTGCTGTATGGTTCTGCTGATCGTTTTGGGCCTCATGAGAAGCCTGAGTTGACGGTTTCTTTTCTGCGGTTTTTGACTGcagttttttcataaaataattgAGTAAGAAAAATGATTCCATATCATAATAGCATACCAACAGAATTTTATATCATAACTAAAAATCATAAGAGTTTCGcaattttagaaagaaaaaaattctcttACTATTTAGTATAGATCATCTGTATATAATCACTCATTATAGGGGTAAACTAATTACATAGAGGAGAATCCCCAATCTTTTGAATAAAAAGCTACAGAGGCGGGCAGCGAGCTAATAAACTTAGATATTGTTTCCGATCAGAAGCAGTTTATCACTTCTAGAAAATGACAGGTCGCATTGCCAAAACAATGCACGTATAAGtaaaagagcaagaaaagaaAGATTTGAAGGCAGCAAAGGGAACTTTGCTGAAATACAGACAAACAACCTGGGTGGTCTTCATTTTAGCTCAACTCCAAGCGCATTAAATATCTCCATGAAGCTCCAACATGTCACTGCTACAATTTGTATCAGTAATGCTAGCACTCTGCATATGGAAAGTTGAAGAACTAATCACCTGAGAATAAAAAGTACCATCAATAAAGAAGATACAAAAAGATCACATGAGTTCGATGGGAAATTGAAAATTTGAAGTTTAGCATAAGATTTCAGAATTCAGAAAGCCAATATCATTTTAAATGTAAGATACTGACATATTAGAGGATAATGGGTCAAGTATAGCAAAAAATCATCGTGCTCCCGCTCCCCAGATTGAAACTGATCGATGATACTTAACGAGTTCGACTAATCTTGATGAGTTAAACTGGAAGAAGATAATTTATTCCAAACAAGGAGAAAGCTATAAAAATATCTAAGGAAATGAGTCCGATGTTACTAGCACAGAAATATTCCCCTTGTTTTCCGCTACATAATATGATGATCGTTGGAGAATCTGCTTTTCAAGATCTTGAGAtaaaaacttcttttcaagacaGCGAAgctgcccgaagaatggaggtggagtacaatgattcctttgtacaagaacaagggcgacattcaaagctgcaacaactatagaggtatcaagctgctaagccatagtagaaagggtggtagagatgagggtgaggcgaggtgtgtctatttcagagaaccagttcggattcatgccaggGCGCTctactacagaagccattcatattgttaggagattggtggagcagtatagggagcagaaaagggacttgcacatgatattcatcgacctagagaaGGCTTACGACAgagtgccaagagaggttttatagagatgcttggaggctaaaggtgtacctgtggcataCATTAGAGCGATCAAgaacatgtatgatggagccaagaccagggtaaggataGTAGGAGGAGACTCCGAGCACTTCCCAGTTCTGATGGGTTTGCATCacggatcagctcttagcccgtttctatttgccttggtaatggatggattgacgcgacaaattcaaggtgaggtgccatggtgtatgttgttcgcggatgacatagtcttgattgacgagactcgtagcggagttaatgCTAAGCTAGAGGGTTGGAGGCAGACgctggagtctaaaggattcaagctgagtaggaccaagacggagtacatggagtgcaggttcagtggcgtaccaaatgaggctgacgtggaagtgaggcttggtacccaggtcgtccaaaagaaagaaagtttcaagtaccttgggtctattatacaaggaaatggggatatcgacgatgatgtcactcatcgtattggtgcaaggtggatgaaatggaggctcgcttctggagtgctgtgtgacaagaaagtgtcaccaaaacttaagggcaagttctacaaagtggtggttagaccgactttgttgtacggggTAGAATGTTggtcagtcaagaactctcatgtgcagaagatgaaagtcgcggaaatgagaatgttgcggtggatgtgtgggcacactatgagagataggattaggaattaagacattcgggacaaggtgggagtggcatcggtgtaggacaagatgcgggaagcgagactgaaatggtttgggcatgtgaagaggagagacacgaatgccccagtgcggaggtgtgagaggttggctatggacgctctcaggagaggtagaggtaggctaAAGAAGTATTGAGAAGAGGTGATTAagcaggacatgacgcagtttcagcttaccgaggacatgatcttagataggaggttgtggaagactcaaattaggatagaaggctagtaaAGCCAGTAGGTAGTCTCACTTATTCTCTCGCACTAGTGGTCGTAGTTTTGCTCTATCGTTTAT
Encoded proteins:
- the LOC132641542 gene encoding uncharacterized protein LOC132641542 isoform X2; this encodes MKTTQSKTAEKKPSTQASHEAQNDQQNHTADTPIADAGSVSASGNDNRKVSREDIELVQNLIERCLQLYMNKDEVVKTLLNRARIDPGFTTLVWQKLEEENADFFRAYYIRLKLKKQIILFNHLLEHQYHLMKYPVPPKVPLAPMQNGINTMPVNNLPMGYPVLQQPPVPAAGQPHLDPMGMSSCHVVNGVPAPGNYHPMRMNSGNDMVIDTSASDVAQAVPPSNAMSDMAVSPTSVASSGHFPFSASDMSGIGVDTSALDAAFPSDVASSVGLQLPPDNGVGNSRDSLRSLAQIPWNFSLSDLTADLSNLGDLGPLGNYPGSAFLPSDSDILLDSPEQDDIEEFFVDVDAAPGPTCPQSDEEKS
- the LOC132641542 gene encoding uncharacterized protein LOC132641542 isoform X1; this encodes MKTTQSKTAEKKPSTQASHEAQNDQQNHTADTPIADAGSVSASGNDNRKVSREDIELVQNLIERCLQLYMNKDEVVKTLLNRARIDPGFTTLVWQKLEEENADFFRAYYIRLKLKKQIILFNHLLEHQYHLMKYPVPPKVPLAPMQNGINTMPVNNLPMGYPVLQQPPVPAAGQPHLDPMGMSSCHVVNGVPAPGNYHPMRMNSGNDMVIDTSASDVAQAVPPSNAMSDMAVSPTSVASSGHFPFSASDMSGIGVDTSALDAAFPSDVASSVGLQLPPDNGVGNSRDSLRSLAQIPWNFSLSDLTADLSNLGDLGPLGNYPGSAFLPSDSDILLDSPEQDDIVEEFFVDVDAAPGPTCPQSDEEKS